In Oncorhynchus gorbuscha isolate QuinsamMale2020 ecotype Even-year unplaced genomic scaffold, OgorEven_v1.0 Un_scaffold_5132, whole genome shotgun sequence, the DNA window aaaataaaaaataaaaaataaaaaatagaagaCATGTCGTCTGCATACAGCCGATACCATTATCCCCTATTTACCCCCTCATGCTCATCTCAAAGTTTCCTGTCTGTTCTCTAATatactctagtgtgtgtgtgtgtgtgtgtgtgtgtgtgtgtgtgtgtgtgtgtgtgtgtgtgtgtgtgtgtgtgtgtgtgtgtgtgtgtgtgtgtgtgtgtgtgtgtgtgtgtgtgtgtgtgtgtgtgtgtgtgtgtactggatgTTCCACTCATACATTCAGAACCTTATGTTTGCGGAGCGATCGATAACCTAGAGAGGAATATAAATCAGCTTCATACAGCGCTACTTTATTCAgtaacctcagtgttctatagttcCCACTCCTACGGAGTGGCCTAGATCTACACAGCACAGTCTAGAGCGGCCTAGATCTACACAGCACTGTCTGGAGCGGCCTAGATCTACACAGCACAGTCTAGAGCGGCCTAGATCTACACAGCACAGTCTGGAGCGGCCTAGATCTACACAGCACAGTCTAGAGCGGCCTAGATCTACACAGCACAGTCTGGAGCGGCCTAGATCTACACAGCACAGTCTAGAGCGGCCTAGATCTACACAGCACAGTCTGGAGCGGCCTAGATCTACACAGCACAGTCTAGAGCGGCCTAGATCTACACAACACAGTCTAGAGCGGCCTAGATCTACACAGCACAGTCTAGAGCGGCCTAGATCTACACAGCACAGTCTAGAGCGGCCTAGATCTACACAGCACAGTCTAGAGCGGCCTAGATCTACACAGCACAGTTTAGAGCGGCCTAGATCTACACAGCACAGTTTAGAGCGGCCTAGATCTACACAGCACAGTTTAGAGCGGCCTAGATCTACACAGCACAGTCTAGAGCGGCCTAGATCTACACAACACAGTCTAGAGCGGCCTAGATCTACACAGCACAGTTTAGAGCGGCCTAGATCTACACAGCACAGTCTAGAGCGGCCTAGATCTACACAACACAGTCTAGAGCGGCCTAGATCTACACAGCACAGTCTAGAGCGGCCTAGATCTACACAGCACAGTCTAGAGCGGCCTAGATCTACACAGCACAGTCTAGAGCGGCCTAGATCTACACAACACAGTCTAGAGCGGCCTAGATCTACACAGCACAGTCTAGAGCGGCCTAGATCTACACAGCACAGTCTAGAGCGGCCTAGATCTACACAACACAGTCTAGAGCGGCCTAGATCTACACAGCACAGTCTAGAGCGGCCTAGATCTACACAGCACAGTCTAGAGCGGCCTAGATCTACACAGCACAATCTAGAGCGGCCTAGATCTACACAGCACAGTCTAGAGCGGCCTAGATCTACACAGCACAATCTAGAGCGGCCTAGATCTACACAGCACAGTCTAGAGCGGCCTAGATCTACACAGCACAGTCTAGAGCGGCCTAGATCTACACAGCACAGTCTAGAGCGGCCTAGATCTCCACAGCACAGTCTAGAGCGCCCTAGATCTACACAGCACAGTCTAGAGCGGCCTAGATCTACACAGCACAGTCTAGAGCGGCCTAGATCTACACAGCACAGTCTAGAGCAGCCTAGATCTACACAGCACAGTCTAGAGCGGCCTAGATCTACACAGCACAGTCTAGAGGGGCCTAGATCTACACAGCACAGTCTAGAGCGGCCTAGATCTACACAGCACAGTCTAGACCGGCCTAGATCTACACAGCACAGTCTAGAGAGGCCTAGATCTACACAGCACAGTCTAGAGCGGCCTAGATCTACACAGCACAGTCTAGAGCGGCCTAGATCTACACAGCACTGTCTGGAGCGGCCTAGATCTACACAGCACAGTCTAGAGCGGCCTAGATCTACACAGCACAGTCTGGAGCGGCCTAGATCTACACAGCACAGTTTAGAGCGGCCTAGATCTACACAACACAGTCTAGAGTGGCCTAGATCTACACAGCACAATCTAGAGCGGCCTAGATCTACACAGCACAGTCTAGAGCGGCCTAGATCTACACAACACAGTCTAGAGCGACCTAGATCTACACAACACAGTCTAGAGCAGCCTAGATCTACACAACACAGTCTGGAGCGGCCTATATCTACACAGCACAGTCTGGAGCGGCCTAGATCTACACAACACAGTCTGGAGCGGCCTAGATCTACACAACACAGTCTGGAGCGGCCTAGATCTCAGTCCTATAAAATACTGCAATGAGCCTCCTGAACTCTAGAGTGCATGGCATTGTGCAGTACGATTACGGCCAGAACTTCAGTTCTGGACCCAGTTACCAGAGGGTcagggccagagggagagagtaagacagagacaaagaaagagcTTTCAGGGCTTTGAGTTAGAGAATACCCGAGACCCGatccagaaccagaaccagaattCTAAATGGGTCAGCTCTGATCTGATTGTCGCAGGTCTCGGGTATGTGTAATTTCAACTGACTTGTTCAGAAGGACCCATATAGATCCAAACTtgactgctgcagtagagagagagacaaattcTATAATTTATGCTACTGCTCTTTACTTTTCATTAGAGTGGCGCATGtagcatgttgttgttgttggccaaTCAGAAGTCATCAAAGCGGCAATAGGCTACAGTCCTAGAGCTTCCTTGTGGTAAAAGTTAGGAGATATCTAATCAATGGAAGATGGAATTAAAATGATGGAATTCAAAGTTAAAGAAGAAGGACAGACTTCAATgaccaagagccaacaggtaggctgttacttaatattctgaatggagttgttgttgtttgtaACTGTAGGATGAGAAAGTGCATGCAGCCTCAGTTAGCCCCAAACAAATGACTTTTCTACTGCTTCCCTCCCTCCTAGATATCTAACTAGCTTATCTAACTTTTTCCAGTTTGATACAGTCAGGAAAGATTGGATTGGAATGGTTCTGGATATAACCAGGTCTATATGGAACGGGTCTAGTTGCCCTCGGGTCCATTCGGAACGGTTCTCTATATTGTACTAATTCATTAATGCATTTATGTCCAATTTTTAGGACCTGTGAAGGCCTCTACTGTGAGTGTGACTGCATCCTGATTCTCCTCACTTGCACACACCCCATTACGGATTTCAAAGCCTTGGATTGGTGTAGAGCAGCATCTatctgtgggtgtgttttgggGTATCATACCTCCCAGGGGTCCGTGTGGGTTGCCGTTGTGGTGTAGGAGACATGGCCCAGTGGGGCTCCCGTTGCGCTCCAGACGCCCCATCTTCCCTGGCGGTGGTCCGCTGAGGTCCGGGCTGCCCCCCCGCCGCTCCCGCTCAGGACTGTCCTGCATATGGGGGCTCTCCCCACCACCGCGCTCCATCCCCCTCCAACCACCAGGGGGAGCTAATGCCAGAGGGTAAGGGCCtagcagagaggaggaagagggggagagaaagagaagagagagagagaagggggggagagagagagagagagagagagagagagagagagagagagagagagagagagagagagagagagagagagagagagagagagagagagggagagacagagtgagagcgagagagagagaagggggagggagagagagagagaagggggagggagagagagagagagagagagagagagagagagagagagagagagagagagagagagagagagagagagagagagagagagagagagagagaggagagagagagagagagagagagacagagaggagagagagcgagagacagagcgagagcgagagagagagagagagagagagagagagagagagagagagagagagagagagagagagagagagagagagagagagagagagagagagagaagggagagagagagagagagagagagagagagagagagagagagagagagagagagagagagagagagagagagagagagagagagagagagagagagacagagcgagagaagggggagggagagagagagagagagagagagagagagagagagagagagagagagagagagagagagagagagagagagagagagagagagagagagagaagggggagggagagagacagagcgagagaagggggagggagagagagagagagagagagagagagagagagagagagagagagagagagagagagagagagagagagagagggagagagaaattgaCCAGGTTCAGGTTTTCCCGATAACGATTGAATTTCGGCTTAGGAGTGTTTTAACAATACGTCTTTCCAACGTTTGCTAAGTGTGTCATTGAGGCATGTGTCAATACTGATAGGATTGAAGGAAAGCTTTCTCTTATCATTagaattattccacaatactgacgATGGATCAGCTCCAAGAAAGATTGTATGCAACCTATGGTTGCAAATATTGAGGCGgcttattctaatgcttacccAATAATAATGAATTAAATCAACATTTGGCACATCAGTGCTCACATGTTAGGTTACACATCATGAAATACACtgggtataccaaacattaggaacagcttcctaatattgagttgcatcccccctaccccccccacccctgaaaagcattccagagtgctgtgtagatctaggccgctctagactgtgctgtgctgtgtagaTCTAGGCCGCTCTAGACTGTGCTGTGTAGATCTAGGCCGCTCTAGATTGTGCTGTGTAGATCTAGGCCGCTCTAGACTGTGCTGTGTAGATTTAAACATCTTAGGCTAAGCAAGTAATCTAACAGCAAGGATATTCTTAAAATTGAAGGTAATactagagagcagagagagcagagagagcagagagagcagagagagcagagagagcagagagagcagagagagcagagagagcagagagagagagagctgtcggTCCcacattttatttatatatatattttatataaatatatatttgtatttttacatttacattacatttacattacatttaagtcatttagcagacgctcttatccagagcgacttacaaattggtgcattcaccttatgacatccagtgggacagtcacttaacaatagtgcatctaaaacttagggggggtggggtgagagggattacttaacctatcctaggtattccttaaagaggtggggtttcaggtgtctccggaaggtggtgattgactccgctgtcctggcgtcgtgagggagtttgttccaccattggggggccagggcagcgaacagttttgactgggctgagcgggagctgtacttcctcagtggtagggaggcgagcaggccagaggtggatgaacgcagtgcccttgtttgggtgtagggcctgatcagagcctggaggtactgaggtgccgttcccctcacagctccttaggcaagcaccatggtcttgtagcggatgcgagcttcaactggaagccagtggagagaacggaggagcggggtgacgtgagagaacttgggaaggttgaacaccagacgggctttTTAGAcatgtatactttgacaatgtaagtaataatgaacttgccatgtcaattgaattgaattgagagagagagcagagggagcagtgcgtagagaatagagagagagagagaattacaaaAGGTACCCACCACAGATGACTGGGGGAGGCTAAGAGGATGTATTTTATTTAGACCACAGGCATATCTGACCTTCTTTTACTGCCTACAAATAAGTGGGGAGGAAAATAGGAATGACCTAATTTTGGGAGCAAGACGGAGGACCAAGAAATGTGACAAAGGACAAAAAACTAAGAATAAGACGTGTTTGAAAGCGAGGGACGATCTCCATCCTCTTTCCCTGATTGTTTTTACATAcctagtctctctgtccctgctaaCGCTGTCATAAGTCCCCACAAAGACAatgttttcatttacatttacatttaagtcatttagcagacgctcttatccagagcgacttacaaattggtgcattcaccttatgacatccagtgggacagtcacttaacaatagtgcatctaaaacttagggggggtggggtgagagggattacttaacctatcctaggtattccttaaagaggtggggttttcaTGCtgcggtctctctccctctcttcccccaccaacAGAAACACACCACCAACTATAAACAAAAAACAGCCCACACACCCAATCAAAGAGGAATTCAGAGTTTGGTTGAAATTTCTAAATGAATAATAAATGAAGAACATTAGCCTTGATTAAACAGGAAACTTTGCGTGGGCCAaacagtggagctcaccaacgGGGGGGGGCCAaacagtggagctcaccaacgGGGGGGGGGGCCAaacagtggagctcaccaacaggggggtacacagtggagctcaccaacaggggggtacacagtggagctcaccaacagggggtacacagtggagctcaccaacaggggggtacacagtggagctcaccaacgggggtacacagtggagctcaccaacgggggggtacacagtggagctcaccaacaggggggtacacagtggagctcaccaacgggggggtacacagtggagctcaccaacaggggggtggtacacagtggagctcaccaacaggggggtttacacagtggagctcaccaacgggggggtacacagtggagctcaccaacaggggggtacacagtggagctcaccaacagggggtacacagtggagctcaccaacaggggtacacagtggagctcaccaacgggggggtacacagtggagctcaccaacagggggggtacacagtggagctcaccaacggggggtacacagtggagctcaccaacaggggggtggtacacagtggagctcaccaacaggggggtttacacagtggagctcaccaacggggggtacacagtggagctcaccaacaggggggtacacagtggagctcaccaacgggggtacacagtggagctcaccaacaggggggtggtacacagtggagctcaccaacagggggtttacacagtggagctcaccaacggggggtacacagtggagctcaccaacagGGGGGCACACAGTGGAGCTCTTCAACAGGGTCAGGGGGGGTACGcagtggagctcaccaacagGGGGTGGGTGGTACACAGTGGAGCTCTTCAACAGGGTcgggtacacagtggagctcacaAACAGGGTGGGTgggggtacacagtggagctcaccaacagGGGGAGGGGatacacagtggagctcaccaacagggggtacacagtggagctcaccaatGGGGGGGGTTACAGTGTAGCCTCAAACAGGGGGTgggggtacacagtggagctcaccaacaggggggtttacacagtggagctcaccaatGGGGGGTAATAGTGGAGATCACCAACAGGGGGTACACAGTGGAGATCACCAACAgggggtacacagtggagctctTCAACAGGGTCAgggggtacacagtggagctcaccaacagggggtacacagtggagctcaccaacagggggtacagagtggagctcaccaacgggggtacacagtggagctctTCAACAGGGTCGggggggtacacagtggagctcaccaacggggggtacacagtggagctcaccaacaggggggtggtacacagtggagctcaccaacaggggggtttacacagtggagctcaccaacgggggggtacacagtggagctcaccaacagggggtacacagtggagctctTCAACAGGGTCGGGGGCACGcagtggagctcaccaacagGGGGTGGGTGGTACACAGTGGAGCTCTTCAACAGGGTcgggtacacagtggagctcacaAACAGGGTGGGTgggggtacacagtggagctcaccaacaggggggtttacacagtggagctcaccaacgggggtacacagtggagctcaccaacaggggggtacacagtggagctctTCAACAGGGTCGGGGGGTACGcagtggagctcaccaacagGGGGGTGGGTGGTACACAGTGGAGCTCTTCAACAGCGTcgggtacacagtggagctcacaAACAGGGTGGGTgggggtacacagtggagctcaccaacagGGGGAGGGGatacacagtggagctcaccaacagggggggtacacagtggagctcaccaatGGGGGGGGTTACAGTGTAGCTCTCAAACAGGGGGTgggggtacacagtggagctcaccaacaggggggtttacacagtggagctcaccaatGGGGGGGGGTAATAGTGGAGATCACCAACAgggggtacacagtggagctcaccaactggggggtacacagtggagctcaccaacagGGGTGGTGCACAGTGAAGCTCACCAACAGGGGGTACACAATGGAGCTCTTCAACAGGGTCgggggtacacagtggagctcaccaacaggggggtacacagtggagctctTCAACAGGGTCggggggtacacagtggagctcaccaacgggggtacacagtggagctcaccaacaggggggtggtacacagtggagctcaccaacagggggggtttacacagtggagctcaccaacagggggggtacacagtggagctcaccaacagGGGGGTTACACTGTGGAGCTCACCAAGGGGGGGGagggtacacagtggagctcaccaacaggggggtacacagtggagctctTCAACAGGGTCGGGGGGTACGcagtggagctcaccaacagGGGGTGGGTGGTACACAGTGGAGCTCTTCAACAGGGTcgggtacacagtggagctcacaAACAGGGTGGGTGGGGGTACACAGTGGAACTCACCAACAGGGGGAGGGTACACAGTCGAGCTCACCAACAGGGGTgggggtacacagtggagctcaccaacaggggggtttacacagtggagctcaccaatGGGGGGTAATAGTGGAGATTACCAACAgggggtacacagtggagctcaccaacgGGGGGGtggtacacagtggagctcaccaacagGGGTGGTGCACAGTGAAGCTCACCAACAGGGGGTACGcagtggagctcaccaacaggggggaggggtacacagtggagctcaccaacaggggtacacagtggagctcaccaacaAGGGAGGGGTACGcagtggagctcaccaacagggggagggtacacagtggagctcaccaacagggggtacacagtggagctcaccaacagGGGGTGGTACACAGTGGAACTCACCAGCAgggggtacacagtggagctcaccaacaggggggggtggtacacagtggagctcaccaacagggggaggtacacagtggagctcaccaacaggggggtacacagtggagctcaccaacgGGGGGGGGAATAGTGGAGCTCACCAACAggggggtacacagtggagctcaccaacaggggaggtacacagtggagctcaccaacaagggggtacacagtggagctcaccaacagGGGTGGTACACAGTGAAGCTCACCAACAgggggtacacagtggagctcaccaacagGGGCGGTACACAGTGGAACTCACCAACAGGGGGatacacagtggagctcaccaacaggggggtacacagtggatctcaccaacagggggtacacagtggatctcaccaacagggggtacacagtggatctcaccaacaggggggaggtacacagtggagctcaccaacagGGGGGAGGTACACAGTGGACCTCACCAACAGGGGGGGAGGTCCACAGTGGAGTTCACCAACAGGGGGaggtacacagtggagctcaccatTGGAGGGGGGTCGATAGCTCGGTTTCACCTTTAAATTCAACCTGCAGCTCTGTTCAAGAACACACATCAGCTTTATTTTGCTATATTATGCTGTCTGATGTCTACAGCTTTAGGAACAGCCATTAAACTGCATGGAGACAAATTGACTCCCAACCTCCTGTAATTaagattattttttttactaCTTATAGCTTGGCTGGTGGCTttaccacaacaacacagaatagAGCCTCCGGTACGCTAGCTAGCCCAGTGTGTGGTCGTCTACCAGGAAGGATATCATAGTAAATGGGAAGTTGTGTAGCAACAGTGAATAAGGTTCAGAGATGATAGCTTTCTCTTTTGCATAACGTTGAATCGTATCTTCCTTCCTGCCACACTGACCTCagctcccttcacctctctctcagttcattcgATAcaacgtctcctctcctcccctctttaatGTGATGTTTGTTACTGTAGAGACCCAGTGAAGTCAACTTGTACCGATAAGGAGGAGGCTGATACACTCCAGAGGACATTGTGTTGCCTCTCCAATGTCCTGACTATTATTGAGTTCCTATTACCAAACCCACTAACAATGCCTGTGGGGttggggctgtgtgtctgtggggttgGGGCTGTGTGCCTGTGgggttgtgtgtctgtgaggttggggctgtgtgtctgtgggtttgtgtgtctgtatgggtttgtgtgtctgtatgggtgtgtgtgtctgtatgggtgtgtgtgtctctatgggtgtgtgtgtctgtatgggttggggctgggtgtctgtatgggttggggctgggtgtctgtatgggttggggctgggtgtctgtatgggttggggctgggtgtctgtatgggttggggctgtgtgtctgtgggtttgtgtgtctgtggggctgtgtgtctgtggggtttgtgtgtctgtatgggtgtgtgtgtctgtatgggtgtgtgtgtctctatgggtgtgtgtgtctgtggggttggggctgtgtgtctgtggggttggggctgtgtgtctgtggggttggggctgtgtgtctgtggggttggggctgtgtgtctgtatgggttgGGGCTGTATGCCTGTGGGGTtggagctgtgtgtctgtggggttggggctgtgtgtctgtggggttggggctgtgtgtctgtgggattgtgtgtctgtggggttggggctgtgtgtctgtggggttggggctgtatgcctgtggggttggggctgtgtgtctgtggggttggggctgtgtgcctgtggggttggggctgtgtgtctgtggggttggggctgtgtgcctgtggggttggggctgtgtgcctgtggggttggggctgtgtgcctgtggggttggggctgtgtgcctgtggggttggggctgtgtgcctgtggggttggggctgtgtgcctgtggggttggggctgggtgtctgtggggttggggctgtgtgtctgtggggttggggctgtgtgcctgtggggttggggctgtgtgcctgtggggttggggctgtatgtctgtatgggctggagctgtgtgtctgtggggttggggctgtgtgtctgtggggtttGTGTGTCCTGTATGGGTttgagctgtgtgtctgtggggttgagctgtgtgtctgtgggtttgtgtgtctgtggggttggggctgtgtgtctgtgggtttgtgtgtctgtatgggtgtgtttgtcctctatgggtgtgtgtgtctctttggtgtgtgtgtctgtatgtgtgtgtgtgtctgtatgggtgtgtgtgtgtctgtatgggtgtgtgtgtctgtgggtttgtgtgtctctatgggtgtgtgtgtccctatgggtgtgtgtgtctctttggtgtgtgtgtctgtatggggtgtgtgtctgtatgggtgtgtgtgtctccatgggtgtgtgtgtctgtatgggtgtgtgtttctcatgggtgtgtgtgtctgtatggggtGTGTGtcctctatgggtgtgtgtgtctgtatgtgtgtgtgtctctatgggtgtgtgtcctctatgggtgtgtgtgtcctatgggtgtgtgtgtcctttttgtgtgtgtctgtatgggtgtgtgtgtctgtatgggtgtgtgtgtctgtatgggtgtgtgtgtctccatgggtgtgtgtgtctgtatgggtgtgtgttctctctatgggtgtgtgtgtctgtatgggtgtgtgtgtcctatgtgtgtgtgtctgtatgtgtgtgtgtctctatgggtgtgtgtgtctgtatgggtgtgtgtgtctgtatgggtgtgtgtgtgtctgtatgggtgtgtgtgtctcatgggtgtgtgtgtctgtatgggtgtgtgtgtctctgtgggtgtgtgtgtctgtatgggtgtgtgtgtctgtatgggtgtgtgtgtctgtatgggtgtgtgtgtctccatgggGTGTGTGtctcatgggtgtgtgtgtctctatgggtgtgtgtgtcccatgggtgtgtgtgtctgtatggggtgtgtgtctgtatgtgtgtgtccctatggggtgtgtgtctctatgggtgtgtgtgtccccatgggtgtgtgtgtctgtatggggtgtgtgtctctatgggtgtgtgtgtcccatgggtgtgtgtgtctctatgggtgtgtgtgtctctatgggtgtgtgtgtctgtatgggtgtgtgtgtctctatgggtgtgtgtgtcccatgggtgtgtgtgtctctatgggtgtgtgtctcatggggtgtgtgtgtctgtatgggtgtgtgtgtcccatggGTGTGTGTCCTCATGGGTGTGTgtcccatgggtgtgtgtgtccccatgggtgtgtgtgtcctatgggtgtgtgtgtctccatgggtgtgtgtctgtatgggtgtgtgtgtcctcatgggtgtgtgtgtcctatgggtgtgtgtgtccctatgggtgtgtgtgtcctcatgggtgtgtgtgtctgcatggggTGTGTGTcctcatgggtgtgtgtgtcctctatgggtgtgtgtccccatgggtgtgtgtgtccccatggggtgtgtgtctgtatgggtgtgtgtgtcccatggggtgtgtgtccccatgggtgtgtgtgtccccatggggtgtgtgtccccatgggtgtgtgtgtgtccccatgggtgtgtgtgtccccatgggtgtgtgtgtcccc includes these proteins:
- the LOC124028964 gene encoding leucine-rich repeat extensin-like protein 1 translates to MVSSTVYLPLLVNSTVDLPPCCSTVYPPVGEFHCVPPLLVSSTVYPLLVSFTVYHPCCSTVYPLLVSSTVYHPLLLHCVPPPLLVSSTVYPPPVGEFHCVPPPTLFVSSTVYPTLLKSSTVYHPPPVGELHCVPPDPVEELHCVPPCCSTVYPPTLLKSSTVYPPVGELHCVPPTLLKSSIVYPLLLHCVSPPPVGELHCVPPPTLFVSSTVYPTLLKSSTVYHPPPCCSTVYPTLLKSSTVYHPPPVGELHCVPPTLLKSSTVYPLSTVYPPDPVEELHCVPPLSSTVYPLLVISTVYPLLVISTITPHCSTVYPTLLKSSTVYHPPPVGELHCVPPLTLLKSSTVCPPVGPYPLALAPPGGWRGMERGGGESPHMQDSPERERRGGSPDLSGPPPGKMGRLERNGSPTGPCLLHHNGNPHGPLGELKFWP